AAACCTTATCTTTTGGTGGTGGAACAATTTTTGCCTCTTTGGCAATAAAATCACCCTCAGGGATTTGAGCAAGAGCCTGTTGGACAATTCTACAACTCTGTCTCATCTCTTCCATTCGCACCAAATATCTATCGTAAACATCCCCTACCCCTCTACCCGTAGGAATATCAAACTCAAGTTCACCATAGACACAATACGGTTCTACTTTACGAATATCCCATTGAACACCGCTACCTCGCAATGAGGGGCCAGAAAGGCTATAATTAATTCCATCCTCTTTCGAAATAATACCGACAAATTGGGTGCGTCGGAGCCAAATCTCATTTTTAGTCAATAAAGCCTCATATTCATCTACCTTTTTGGGAAATATCTTCACAAATTTTTCTACCTTTTCAACAAATCCTGTGGGTATATCTTGTGGCAAACCACCTATTCTAAAACAGGAGGTAGTGAGTCTTGCTCCACAGAATAATTCATAAATATCCAGGATTGCCTCTCTTTCACGAAAGGCATATAAAAATGGGGTATAGGCACCAATGTCAAGGGCATGAGTCCCTATCCAGACTAAATGACTGGCAATTCTATTTAATTCAGTAAGTATAACGCGAATATAACTTGCTCGTTTTGGGACTTCCAAATTGAGTAATTTCTCGACTGCCAAACAATAAGCCAGGTTATTGGAGACAGCGGCTAAATAGTCCAACCTATCCGTTACAGGCAAAAATTGG
The DNA window shown above is from bacterium and carries:
- the nuoD gene encoding NADH dehydrogenase (quinone) subunit D, giving the protein MPDTQELTINMGPQHPSTHGVLRLVLNLDGEIITKITPHIGYLHRGIEKMAENMTYAQFLPVTDRLDYLAAVSNNLAYCLAVEKLLNLEVPKRASYIRVILTELNRIASHLVWIGTHALDIGAYTPFLYAFREREAILDIYELFCGARLTTSCFRIGGLPQDIPTGFVEKVEKFVKIFPKKVDEYEALLTKNEIWLRRTQFVGIISKEDGINYSLSGPSLRGSGVQWDIRKVEPYCVYGELEFDIPTGRGVGDVYDRYLVRMEEMRQSCRIVQQALAQIPEGDFIAKEAKIVPPPKDKVLTDIEALIHHFKLVIEGFKPPQKEIYQSIEAPKGELGFYIISDGSNKPYRLKIRPPSFANLQSIDRMIEGGMMVADVVAIIGSLDIVLGEIDR